A window of Nitrospirota bacterium contains these coding sequences:
- a CDS encoding (deoxy)nucleoside triphosphate pyrophosphohydrolase: MSTQVVAAAIIIQEGKILISRRKKNVHLGRYWEFPGGKKNEKEELTDTLIREVREELGIGIKVGEEAIAVTYRYPDRTVELHFYFCEWKSGTCQALECDEYLWIEKSRMDEFTFPPATSPLIKMLMSELN, from the coding sequence ATGAGTACTCAGGTTGTCGCGGCGGCCATCATTATCCAGGAAGGGAAAATTCTCATTTCGCGGAGGAAGAAGAATGTCCATCTGGGTCGATACTGGGAATTTCCCGGTGGGAAGAAGAATGAAAAGGAAGAGCTAACCGATACGCTCATCCGGGAGGTCCGTGAGGAACTGGGTATCGGGATCAAAGTGGGGGAGGAGGCCATCGCGGTCACGTACCGGTATCCTGATCGGACGGTAGAGCTTCATTTTTATTTCTGCGAATGGAAGAGCGGAACCTGTCAGGCGCTGGAGTGTGACGAATATCTCTGGATAGAAAAATCCCGGATGGATGAATTTACATTTCCTCCGGCTACCAGCCCTCTTATCAAGATGCTTATGTCAGAGCTTAACTGA
- the polX gene encoding DNA polymerase/3'-5' exonuclease PolX, whose amino-acid sequence MNLKQEIIDLLELIGTYLELKGENPFKVRAFQNAARTISLLSGDLREMILAGTLKEEKGIGAALFETIHEFVTTGSSSVLQSLEVSIPSGLLEMKKIEGLGPKKIKAIHEKLGITTIGELEYACQENRLLTLEGFGRKSQDNILKGIENLKKGKEFFHFDQAWTEAEAVRKQLHATQLFDAIEIGGSLRRRREVIRNINLVSSSRQLERALVAFSQLSQVESIRSHEATRVSAVLKSGLGVELDVVSPENYPFALQYLTGSKEHNIRLQEIARKKGFLLSPNGLFKENLPVSCQSEKEIYSNLGLDPIPPELREDRGEFEAAGKRCLPRLVESDEIRGIFHLHTTRSDGRNTLEEMVNEAARAGYQYVGISDHSQSAFYAHGLKEEDIRQQHADIDRLQKTFPKIRIFKGIESDILEEGDLDYPEELLASFDFIIGSIHSRFKMTETEMTKRLLRAMDNPYLTILGHMTGRLLLSREAYSFDLDAVFQKAKEKNVIIELNANPHRLDIDWKDCKKLKEYGLQVSINPDAHAIEHIYFTGYGVGIARKGWLTSREVFNTLPLGEMEKMLASRRPVHG is encoded by the coding sequence ATGAATTTAAAACAAGAGATCATTGATTTACTGGAATTGATCGGCACTTATCTGGAATTGAAGGGAGAAAACCCGTTTAAGGTCAGGGCCTTTCAAAATGCTGCGCGAACGATCTCGCTTCTTTCGGGAGATCTCAGAGAAATGATTCTAGCCGGAACATTGAAAGAAGAAAAGGGAATCGGAGCGGCTCTCTTTGAGACCATTCATGAATTCGTGACGACAGGGAGTTCATCGGTGCTCCAGTCGCTTGAAGTTTCAATTCCTTCAGGACTGCTTGAAATGAAAAAGATCGAAGGGCTCGGTCCAAAAAAAATCAAAGCGATCCATGAGAAACTTGGGATCACCACGATCGGAGAACTGGAATATGCCTGTCAGGAGAATCGCCTGTTGACGCTTGAAGGTTTTGGCCGCAAGAGCCAGGACAATATTCTGAAAGGAATTGAAAATCTTAAAAAAGGAAAAGAGTTTTTTCATTTTGATCAAGCGTGGACGGAGGCAGAAGCGGTTCGTAAACAACTTCACGCGACTCAACTCTTTGATGCGATTGAAATTGGCGGAAGTCTCCGAAGGCGAAGAGAGGTGATCAGAAATATCAATCTGGTTTCATCATCCCGCCAGCTGGAAAGAGCTCTGGTAGCGTTTTCTCAACTGTCCCAGGTCGAATCGATACGTTCTCACGAAGCAACACGGGTTTCGGCCGTCCTGAAATCCGGACTGGGCGTTGAGCTCGATGTCGTCTCTCCTGAAAATTATCCGTTCGCACTTCAATATCTAACCGGAAGCAAAGAACATAATATCCGATTGCAGGAAATTGCCAGAAAAAAAGGTTTCCTGCTCAGCCCAAATGGCCTATTTAAGGAAAACTTGCCGGTTTCCTGCCAATCTGAAAAGGAGATTTACTCGAATTTGGGACTCGACCCTATTCCGCCGGAATTACGCGAAGATCGCGGAGAATTTGAAGCCGCAGGTAAAAGGTGTCTTCCCCGCCTGGTCGAATCGGATGAGATAAGAGGAATATTTCACCTTCATACCACCCGCAGCGACGGAAGAAATACCTTGGAGGAAATGGTCAACGAGGCGGCCAGGGCGGGGTATCAATATGTGGGTATTTCTGATCATAGCCAGTCCGCGTTTTATGCCCATGGACTGAAAGAAGAAGATATCCGGCAACAACATGCCGACATCGACCGGCTTCAGAAAACCTTTCCCAAAATCCGGATTTTTAAAGGGATCGAATCGGATATCCTCGAAGAAGGTGATCTGGACTACCCTGAAGAACTACTCGCCTCGTTTGACTTCATTATTGGATCCATTCATAGCCGGTTTAAAATGACCGAAACAGAAATGACAAAACGGTTATTACGGGCGATGGATAATCCCTATTTGACGATTCTAGGGCATATGACCGGACGACTCCTCCTTTCACGCGAGGCCTATTCCTTCGACCTTGACGCCGTATTTCAAAAGGCGAAAGAGAAGAACGTCATTATTGAACTGAATGCCAATCCCCATCGATTGGATATCGACTGGAAAGACTGCAAAAAATTGAAGGAATATGGACTCCAGGTCAGCATTAATCCCGACGCACATGCGATCGAACATATTTATTTTACCGGGTATGGCGTAGGAATAGCCCGAAAGGGATGGTTGACTTCCAGAGAGGTATTTAATACTCTCCCTCTCGGAGAAATGGAAAAAATGCTCGCGTCACGGCGTCCGGTTCACGGTTGA